The following nucleotide sequence is from Acetobacteroides hydrogenigenes.
CCATCTCCCTATCCTGAAGTGTGGATGCAGGAATATCCAGAATGGAACCGCTATCTACTACAGAGTTTCAACCTCCGAATGTCGGAACTGCTAGACACCTTCGATAGCGTTATATTCCGACATCTCGACGAGAGGCTGCTTTACTATCTGCTCCAGCACTACAACACAGGTGGCGAACGGCTCTACCTCTCTCATCAGCAAATTGCCGATGAGCTGAACTCCTCGAGAGAAGTGATATCTCGCCTACTAAAAAAGTTAGAGGATTCAGGATTTGTGGAGGTAAACCGATCGTTTGTACGTATTCTTCCATCAATTACCAAAAGCATACAAGCAAAGTGACAAAAATCACTGATGGGAAGAATGCGTTAAGGTACCTTTGTCCAAATAGCTTAAAAAGCGCATTTAAATTTGGAGAAAGATGAGCATCTTTAAAAAATACTTTAAGTGGGTTTTAGGAATAGCAGCAGGAGCGTTAGCAGGTCTACTCTACTGGCGATTTATCGGCTGCAATTCAGGATCATGCCCAATTTCATCAAACCCGTACATGTCCATGTTTTGGTTTGGTCTAATCGGCTTTCTCCTAGTTCCGTCGAACAAGAAGGGGGCAAAACGTGTTAACAGGCAAGAATAATTAATACTAGAAAATAGCGACATGAAGAAGATTCTACTGGTGGCCGTTGTCGGCTTGCTGTTTGCCAGCAGCTGCAGCGGCGAAAAGAAGCCAAAAACTAAAAATGCAAACGCTCCTAAAGCAGTGGCTGCAGAAGGAATAAAGCATATCACTAAGGCCGAGTACCTGACGCTGGTGTGGAACTACGAGAAAAACCCCAGCACATTTGTATTCGAGGGTAAACTCCCCGTGATTGTTGACTTTTATGCGACATGGTGCGGCCCCTGCAAACGAGTAGCTCCGATTCTCGAAAAACTGTCTAAAAAATACGCCGGTAAAATCAACATCTACAAGGTCGATGTTGATGCAGAGCGCGATCTTGCAGCATCACATGGAATCCAAAGTATTCCGACCATGTACTTTTACCCTAAAACAGGTCAACCTCAAGTTGTACAGGGGGCACTGGGCGAAGAACAGTTAGAGCAAGCAATTCAGCAGGTGCTCCTATCGAAGTAAGTATAGTGCTAGTTTTTAGATGTAAAAAGGATGGATTCGCTCCATCCTTTTTTAGCTTTTACACTGCCGAGAATCTACCGACATACATGAACCTACCCTAAAAAAGCACTGTTAGTATAGTAGATTCGATGTAAAGTAGCCCCCCTTTCTTCCTTCCAAAACATTTTCTTTTGCCAGTAGGCGTAGCCCCTTACTGCGCTTCGCTATCATAAAAATTCGTCCTTTTCAATTGCTACTCTTCACCGAAAAACAACAGAAACATCTAAAAAGTAGGGTAATGAAAAGAGGATGCAGCACTAAAGCACAGACACAAAAGACGAAATTGTTGAGGTTACTTGAACTTCTTGTCATATACGTTGCCGTTCCATTGCTCTTCTACTTAAAATACATTCCCCTCCATCGACTCTTAACGCTATTTCTCGTATTTGGATACTGCCTAACGGTTCTTCTTATAAACCGAAATTTCAAGTGGAGCAGCTTTAGCCTTGTTGGGTTTAGAGGATGGATATCATTGTTACTTAGGGTATCCATTGCAACACTAATAATACTAGCCCTTACCTATTTTATAATTCCCAACTATCTTTTTGTGCTACCCTACAACAAGCCGATGTACTGGCTTGCCATCTTCTTGCTTTACCCGCTTTGGTCGGTTGTTCCCCAGGAACTCATTTACCGATCATTCTTCTTTAACCGCTACAAGGTGCTTTTCCGCAACGAAAAAGTAATGGCGGTAGCAAGTGCGGCATTTTTTGCCTTTCTGCATATTGTATTCAACAACTGGATTGCAGTTCTATGCTCATTTACCATCGGGTTGCTTTGGAGTTTTGCCTACCTACGACACCGATCGCTTCTTGCAATTTCAGTAGAGCATTCCATCGTTGGCATTATTCTTTTCGTTGTTGGACTTGGTATATTTTTCACCTAGATGAATATTTTTTTACAGCAAGAGGCTACCTTTGAAAAAAATCCATCCATGAGAAAAAGTTACCGCTTAGTTCAGAAAAATTTCAGAGATCTTAAATCGGAGGTTGTTGATATTGCCATTCTACCTTGGGGAGCAACCGAGCCTCACGGATATCACTTACCTTACGGAACCGACTCCTACCAATCGGAAGAGGTAGCGGCATTATCCGCCGAACTTGCAGCAGAAAAGGGTGTAAACCCTCTGGTGCTCCCCGTCCTCCCTTTCGGAGTTCAGAATGAGGGACAACGAGAGCTGACAGGATGCATCAACCTTAGACCAACCACCCTGCTTACCATTTTAGACGACATCGCGGCTTCGCTAATACGACAAGGAATACAAAGACTAATAATACTAAACAGCCATGGTGGAAACGACTTCCGTTTTGCCATCCGCGAACTCCAGCTAAAGCACCCAAATCTACTGATGGTTGCTGTTGACTGGTGGAGACATCCTATAATCCGCACCTTGGTTGATAATCCTGGCGATCATGCAGGCGCACTAGAAACCTGCGTAATGATGCATCTTAAGCCCGAACTGGTAAGCCCAGAAACAGGAACAGGACGCAGCGTAGGCTTTAGCATTAAGGCTCTAAACGAAGGATGGGCATGGACACCCCGCAATTGGGCAGCGGTATCCGAAGATACGGGCATTGGAGACCCTCGCGGAACTACCCCTGAAACCGGGAAGATTGTCGTAGACAGGGTTGTAGCCGAAATTGCTGAATTAATCGTAAAGCTGGTTAAAGAGGAAAATATTTACCAGAAACTATAAGCCTACAAAAATAGCCGCACGTTGTTGCGGCTATTTTTCTTTAATAGGAAAACTCGCTGCCTACCTCAACAAAACACTCAACTATTGCAATTGCAACGAAACCTTTCTCAAGCGGAGAAAATATCTGCCACGACTTCAATGATGTCACTTACTAAAAGAGTTTTCTGCATATTAAATATTTTGGCCATTGCCCTATTTTTCTTCTCTTCAAGCGTATCTTTCCGAATAAACCATTACATTTAACGTTTATTATCAACTAACCTAAGTTAATCGTTATGCTAAAGAGATTACTGGGAATAGTAGCGTTTGTGGGGCTTGCATCGGCTGTAATGGCCATCGATGATGCCCGTCTGCTACGCTATCCCGACATTAATGGAGACAAAATCGTATTCGTTTACGCCGGCGATATCTGGTCGGTAAATGCCAACGGAGGAGACGCCAAGCGCCTTACCTCGCACGATGGGCTTGAACTTTTTCCTAAAATTTCGCCAGATGGAAAATGGATTGCCTTCTCGGCCGAGTACTCCGGCAGCCGGCAGATTTGGGTGATGCCATCAGAAGGTGGTACTGCTCGTCAGCTTACCTACTACAATTCGTATGGTGTTATGCCTCCCCGTGGTGGATACGACAATGTAGTGCTCGATTGGACACCCGACAGCAAGCAGATCATGATTCGGGCTAACCGAACCCCTTTTGGCGAACGTAATGGTAAGTACTTCCTCGTTAGCCTCGATGGTGGCCTCGAGAAACCGCTTCCTATCATCAACGGTGGCTTTGCGGCACTATCGTCCGATGGCCAGCAGGTATGCTTCACCCCGGTAGATCGCGAGTTCCGCACCTGGAAGCGCTATAAGGGAGGACGCGCCACCGAGCTGTGGACCTACAACCTGAAGGATAACACCTCCGAGCAGATCACCCACTTTGTTGGCACCGACCAGTGGCCAACCTGGTTTGGCGACAACATCTACTACGCCTCCGATCGCGATCTTAAGCTCAACATCTACCGCTACAACACCAAGACCAAGCAAAACGATCAGTTTACCTTCCACAAGGAGTTCGACGTGATGTGGCCATCGGGGCGTAACGGCCAGATCGCCTACGAAAACGGTGGATATCTTTATAAGTTGAATACAGCTACCGGCAAAAGCGAAAAGGTTACGGTGAACATCAACTTCGACAACACCAACCTGCTACCCTACTACAAAAATGTAAAAGAAGATATTCACAGCTACACCGTATCGCCAACAGGCAAACGGGCGCTCTTTGATGCTCGCGGCGATATCTTCTCGGTTCCTGCTGAGAATGGGGTGATCGAGAACCTTACCCAAACCCCCGATGCCCGCGAGATTTACCCAACATGGTCGCCCAACGGCAAGTACATTGCCTACCACTCCGATGCAACCGGAGAGTACGAGGTTTACCTGCTCGAAAACAAGAAGGGCGCAACACCTCGCCAGATAACATCGGGCTCTAAGGCTTGGAAGTACGGCGCCGAGTGGTCGCCCAATAGCCGATACCTGGTGTACAGCGACCGCACGCTGAACCTTTTGCTCATCGACACTCAAACAGGAAAGCAGTCGGTAATCGACCACGCCGAAACCGATGAGATTACCACTTACGCTTTTTCGCCCGACTCGCAGTGGATAACCTATACCAAGGAAGGCGGGAACGGGCAACCAACCGTTTGGGTATACAACGTAGCTAACGCCAAGGCCACCCAGCTGCTTAGCGCAACCTTTAGCAACGTGCAGCCCGTATTTAGCCGCTGCGGTAAGTTCATCTTCTTCGTATCGAACCGCGACTTTAACCTTGCCTTCTCGAGCTTCGAGTTCAACTACCTTTACAACAATGCTTCAAAAATCTATGCCGTTGCCCTCAGGAACGATGGATCGAAGCTGGTTAACGTCAAGAACGACGTAGAGGCAGTAGCCGAGGACAAGAAGGCCGAAGAGCCCAAGAAGGCTGGCAAGGCTAAGACCGATGCTCCAAAAAAGGAGGATGGCGTATCGGTATCCATCGACTTTGACGGCATTGACAACCGCGTGATGGCCTTGCCTATGGATGCCGCCGATTACAACATCGTCGGAAGCGTTGATGGTGGGCTTCTATACACCGCAAAGAATAAGCTGATGCGCTACAGCATAGCCGACGAAAAGTCCGAAGAGATCATGGATGGAGCCGGATCGGCTATCTCAACTGCCGATGGTAAAATGTTCCTATACCGCTCTAAGGGCGACTTTGGCATTGCGAAGGTTACCCCTGGTCAAAAGGCTGGTGCCGGAAAGCTCAACCTCGAGAAGCTGGAGCTAAAGATTTTCCCTCGTCAGGAGTGGAATCAGATATACACCGATGCTTGGCGCATCTTCCGCGACTACTTCTACGTATCGAACCTACATGGGGTAGACTGGAATGCCGTTAAGGAGAGATATGGAGCGCTGGTTCCATACGCGCCTAGCCGTTTCGACCTCGACTACATCTTAAACGAGGTGGTATCGGAAGCTAACGCCGGGCATGCCTACGTGGATTGGGGCGATATCAAGCGCGTAAAGCGGGTTGAAACTGGCCTACTTGGTGCGCAGCTGGTTGCCGATGACGCTACCGGACGCTACAAGATCGCTAAGATCTACCAGGGCGAGAACTGGAACCCCGAACGCCGCTCGCCGCTTACCGAGCAGGGCGTAGACGTTAAGGAGGACGACTACCTCATCAGCATCAACGGAAAGGATATTACCACCAAGGTTAACCCATACGAATACCTGGAGAATCTTGCCAACGTTAATGTCGAAATCGCCGTTAGCGCTACCGGAAACCTCTCGGGCGTGCGCACCTCAACCATAAAGCCTATCGAAAGCGAGCTCGAGCTGATGCACCTCGACTGGGTAAACCAGCGCAGGGCAATGGTGGATAAGCTTTCGGGGGGTCGCATTGGCTATATCTACCTGCCCAATACCGCCATCGAGGGTAACCGCGAGCTGCACCGCGGCATGTACGCCTACAACGATAAGGAGGCGCTTGTTATCGACGACCGCTACAACGGCGGTGGGTTTATTCCCGACCGTATGATCGAGATGATCGGACGTCGTAACCTGGTGTACTGGTACCGCAACGGCCTAAAGCCAATGAAAACACCCGGGGTTGCGCACAATGGGCCTAAGGTAATGCTCATCAACGGCTACTCATCGTCGGGTGGCGATGCGCTACCTTACTTCTTCCGCAAGACGGGCCAGGGTAAGCTTATCGGAACCCGCACATGGGGCGGTTTGGTAGGCATCAGCGGTAACGCTAGGCTGCTTGATGGTGGCTCGCTCTCCGTTCCTCGCTTCGGCATCTACGACGAAAATGGTCAGTGGATTGTTGAAGGCGAAGGCGTATCGCCCGACATCGAGGTGGTTGATCGTCCCGAAAAGCTGGCCAAGGGCGAAGACCCTTGCATCGAACGTGCCGTAGAGGAGCTGCTAAAGGAGCTTAGCGCTAATCCGGTAAAGAAGGTAACGCCTCCTGCCGCTCCCGATAGAAGCAAGTGGATTGAAAAGGAGATCAAGTAGGAAATTTCTTTCTGAGAATATAGGCCTGACAGGTTTTCGAAACCGGTCAGGCCTTTTCGTTTGAATTAATCGTAAAGCGGGTAATGTCGGAGAGCATCTACCCAAAGCTGTAGGACCTGCAACCACTGGCCTTTTAGTGCGGCTAGAGGCTGTGCTAAAACTAAGTTAGGAGCCCGCCCGCTACTTATGTTTGATTCATTTGCAAAATGCACAGAGCCTCGTACGTTTATTGTATGGTAAACGGGGAGAAGCCCGATAAATGTGCTTTTATTGTAATTACCACTTAACAAACATTTACACTAAATTCATATTTAATTTATTCAACTCTTTAAAATATTGCTGATTTAACCAAATATGTTTATCTCCAACTGCTGTAAACCGAAATTTTGCTCGTGTTAATGCAACATTCAACAGATTTGGCTTACTTGAAGCCCAACGTGCGGCTCCTTTGGTATTTCCATCAAGTCCTAAGCACATAATTACACCATCCGCTTGTTTACCTTGAAATGTATGAACGGTACCAACGTGTGATTTTAGCCAAACTCCCATTTCTTTCATTAAACCGTTATCTATATCAGGAATATATTTCTTTATTGTATTGAGAAGCGGATAAAATAAGAATTTACTCATCTTATAACTTATCTCGCTAAACGGAGTAATAACAAAAACATCAGGAAATCCTTTACAAACATTAATCTCATCAATCAGCATTTTTTTTATAATCTCAGCTTGTTCCTTGACAAAATGCCGACCTTCGACTATACCCTCGCAATGAATAAACGAATTTTCAAGTTTTACATTAATTACATTAGGCTTAAATGTTGCAGAATACATTGTATTACCATAGGCAATAGAATTTGCAATATCGAACATGGGACTTAAACACCTCCTATGAACCCTTAAAGGCATTCCAACCCAAATATTATCAGAATTTGAACTTAGATAAGTACCCCATGGATTAACTCTATCCGCCATTGTTTGAACGGACAACTCTGAATTTACATTGGTACTATCTAACTCAAAGTAGCTACTTATATTATTTATCAAACTTTTTGGGATAGTAACGACGGGTTCTATTTGGAAAGGATCTCCTACAATGACCACACGTTTTGATCGCCATATTGCTCCGATAGCTGCTTGTGGTACTGCTTGTCCTGCTTCATCAATAAATAGCCAAGGTAAATCTTCCTTTCCCAAATCTCTAAACATTCTTTGCACCGAAGCGAATGTAGATGACACAACTGGGATTACTAAGAAAAATGTATCCCACATAGCCTTGACAACATTCTGAGAAAGATTTATTTCCCCTTTTAAATATTCAAAGAAGGCTGCTAATGTTGTAAATATTCTATTCGATTCAGAGTTTGCATGTAAAATAAACTGCTCATTCAAATTCAGAGAAAGTATAAATAACTCTGACTGTAATTCCTTTAGCTTACTTGAATACCAAGGACACGCCTGTTGTGATTCTTTGGACTCTATGTTATCCCAAAAGTTATCATCAGCATAATTTTGACCCAATTCTTCTCTCGCTTTACTTGTTAACTCTTTTAGAGAGTTGAATCTTGGAATAATCAAGGCGAGTTCTGAAAGAACAGCCTGATGCTGCAATTTTACTTCGCCTAATAGCGCCTCTTTTTTCTGCAATTCAGCCAAAGCACGCTTACATTCTTCGGTAACGGTGGTGTATTGTTTGAAAGCGACTTGAAGAGATTGTTTGTACTCGTTTCGTAATGTTCGATTAAACCAATAGACAAAGAAGTTCGGTCTGTTCTGTTGAATAATTGAAAGTTCGCTCAAAGCATCTCTTTTTCGCTCATCAAACGTCGAAACAATCTCTTTTTGCTTTTCAGCCTTATGCCGAATATCTACCAATTCACGCTCCTTTTCAGCAAGCCTACCTTCCAATTCATCTTTAGCAATGGATACACGAACAAACTCGCGGTACTCGCATCTGTAAGTTTCAAGTTTTTGCTTTTCACAAGTAACCTCTTCTAGCTTTTGATTAAATTCCTTGACAACCCTATCCCAACTTAAACCATCAATTCCCTTACTTGCCTTTAATGTCTCTTGCAAATCAATGGTATCTTTATTGAACCACAATTTGGAGACTAATTCAGTTCTATTTAGCTTATTTCCCAACACAGCAGAAATCAAGCCCCAATTCTCATTACTAATACATCTTTCGGCCACTTTTCGGAAGTAGGCAACTTGCTGAGAATATGGCGCAACTTCTCCTTTGAGTGGTAACTCCTTTGAGATATTTTCAACAGCACCATTGTTTGAGGACGTTACTACGATTCCCGCATCAATGATAGTTTCGTCGGGAATGTATACCCATGCAGTAAAACTATCACTGACCTTCACTTGACGAAGTTTCTTAAACGCATCCACTGGGTTTTCATATTTCGAAAGCGCTTTTGCTCTTTTTACAATTATTGGTGCAATAAGATCCCTTAACAGGGTTGTTTTCCCGGTTCCAGGAGGACCGTTTACAGAAAAAAGTCCCGTTTGATTAGGATTGGCAAGATTATTAAAGATACTGTTGACTGCAAATTGCTGCATTAAACTGAGAGTATACTTTGAAGGCCAACATCCATCGGGGATATTTAATGGTGAAAGAGATTTCTTTACTTCACTTACGTCCTTAATAACATCGTGCCTTCCCCCCTTTTTATTTAAACTGCCATTCAAGTAGTCTGTAAAGGCTTTTGGTAGAATACCATTATCTATGTTTGAAATGACGTTCTCAAGATCTTCAGTATAAAAGCTGTTAAGAATCTCCGCATTTGAATTTTCCTTTGCTGAAATGTATACCTCTTCGCACTTGAAAAATATCTTTTTATCGGGCTTAATGGACCATCCACATAGAGATTCAATCCGATTTTCTATTTCTTTGAGTGTGCCATATTGTATTGGCTGCAGTTCGTTTAATAGTTCTCCCTCTTCATTAATATTAACAGTATTAAAGACATACTCAAACTCAGCAAAAAGTATCTCTTTTATACGCTCAAATGGATTTGACCAACTATTTGAATCTATATTTCCTTTCTCTAACTGGGATAAAGCCCAAGGTAATGTTGAAATGCCTAGAGAATCATTTTTATAAAATCCGTTGCTATCAAGTTTTAGTGCTGCAAAACAAATCCTACTATTCTTTTCATTTTCGTCCCTATCCTTATCGTCAAAAAAATCCTTCACAAAATCAGTAACATGAAAAGAGTCAAAAACGCCTAGATATATTGTATATTCAATTGTTTTCTGCTTATCCTTAGCACTAATTGGCGTAGTCCATGGTACTTTAGCATTGAGTTCTCCACTCTCTTTAGGCAAAGAAGCAGGAATGAAATATTCCAGTTTGTGCCAACACGACAATATCTTTTTGTATTCTTTCATTACTAGATTTTATTTAAATCTGATTTTACCCAACATAATTCTCTGCTTGCCAATTTTTAAACACAAGTTCTAGGCTAATCGAAACCTGCAACTTCAACTTTACTAATAAGCAGTCTACAAACCGCAATCAAAAGTAGCAAAAAACAAAGCGCAGCCAAGGTTGGCTGCGCTTATGTATGGTTCTTTTGCTTTTGTATTTATCGCCGGTCGAAAACCGCTACTTAAGAAGTCTATCGAAGCCGTTGCACCCCTGTAAGTGGTTCGCCGAAGTCTGGCGGAGCAATTACACCCCTGTAAGTGGTTCGCCGAAGTTCGGTGGAGCAATTACACCCCTGTAAGTGGTTCGCCGAAGTTCGGTGGAGCAATTACACCCCTGTAAGCGGTTCGCCGAAGTCTGGTGAAGCAATTACACCCCTGTAAGCGGTTCGCCGGAGTTCGGCGGAGCAATTACACCCCTGTAAGTGGTTCGCCGGAGTCTGGTGGAGCAATTACACCCCTGTAAGCGGTTCGCCGGAGTCTGGTGGAGCAATTACACCCCTGTAACAACCATACATTTATTTTTTTTCAAAAAAAGATGCATATCATTTGGATTACTTTAATGTTATTTTCATTATTTTAGCATTTGTATTGTAAAACTCAAAAAAAACTAAAGACTATGATTGACCCAATCAGCTTCCGTAAGCTAAGCCTAGAAGAGAAGCAAAACTTTACCGACGAGGTATATCCAATGGTAAAAACCTCCTTAGGCGAAAACCCTACTTTTAAACCTTACATAGACCCTATAGGCTCGGTATACACCCGCCTTAAGCAGGCGGCACAAGCGATAAGCCATCCGGAGCTAACCTCCGAGATTAACGAAGGCGACGACCTTCGCGATGGCGGAATCCGATCGCTAAAGAGTACCGCCGATCATAGCGTTAACCGTACCGACCCTGCTTGGTCTACGGCAGGGCAGCGCGTTCTAAACCTCTTCCGCGACTTTGGCAACAACATGGCCGACCTTTCGCTTGCCAAGGAGACTACGGCAATTGACAACTTCCTTGGCGCCATCGACAGCAACCCCGAGCTAAAAAAGGATATAACCACCATTCAGGGCGACATCTGGCTGCAGGATGTTAGAGATGGCCAGCAGAAGGTAAAAAGCGGTATCGCCAAGCGCGACGCCAGCAAGAAGTCAGACGAAGCTGCCGCCTTCGACATCGCCAGGGAGCTGGGGGCGAATATCGATAAGCTTTTCCGCTACATCAATATGAAGATTGAATTCGAACCTACCCCTGAGCTTAAGGCGCTCTCGTTCGAGCTCAACAAGGTTATTGCCCGATACCGCAAGAACGTTAGCCTCCGAGCTACGCTACGCGAAAAAGCCAAGAAAGAGAATACTGACAAAAAATAAGGCATACTGCAGAGAGTGCAGATAAGATCATGTTTTAAAATTTTTATTTGTTGTACTTCACAGGGGCTGTAAAGCCCCTGTTGCTTTTGGCAACACCAGCAGGCCCATCTTACAACACGTAGAAACAAAAAAAACAGCCGGCAGCATCTTCTTTGAAAGGACCTGACAGGTTTCAAAAACCTGTCAGGTCTTCTCGTTGAGAGTTTAAATGATAAAGCCCCGAAGAATGTCAAATTCTCGGGGCTTTACTATTGATGCGCTATTCTATCTATCGTTTTACAATTCTCAGCTTGGCAAACTTCAGCAGCAGCGTTTTGGTGCCTGCCACGGTGAAGGCAACGGTAGCCTTGATCTCGGGGGCCGAGCCTTCCAGCGCCTCTATCTTTCCGAAGCCGAAGCGCTCGTGCTCCACCTCCATGCCAACCTCCAGCTCGCTCATGTCGGCGGGCTCGGTGATGGCGCTTACCGGGTGGTGTTGAGGTGTTGGTGCAACGGTACGCTGCGCCGATATGGTGTTGGCCTTAGGCTTAAAGTGCTGCGTGCTGTAGCTGTTGCCTCCGCTCGATGCCGATGACGACGAACCGCCAAACATGCTATCCTCGTTCCAATCGATGTAGCTGCTATCAATCTCCTTGATGAAGCGGCTGGGAACGCAGCTGGTAATGTTCCCCCACTTGTATCGCGATTGGGCGTACGATATGGTGGCAGTAATCTCTGCACGGGTAACGGCTACGTAGAATAGGCGACGTTCTTCTTCCAAGTCGTCCTGCGATTGGCTCGACATCTGTCCAGGGAAGAGGTTCTCCTCCAAGCCCACCAAAAAGATATGCTTAAACTCCAGCCCCTTTGCCGAGTGTACGGTCATCAGCGAAACCTTGTTCTTATCCTCAGGCTTCTCGCTATCGGCATCAGTAAGCAGGGCTACGTTCTCTAGGAATCGGTCGATGGTGATGGGCAGCGGCTCACCGCTCTCCTTGGCGTTCTCCTCAAACTCCTTGATACCGTTGAACAGCTGCTCAAGGTTCTCAAATCGCGAAACGCCCTCGTTGGTCTTATCCTCCTTCAGGTCCTTAATGATGCCCGCCTGAGTGGCCACCATCAGCGCAAAGTCGTAGGCACTCTCGGTGTAGATGGCCGATTGGAAGCTTTGTATAAGTTGGGCAAACTCGCCCATCTTTTTTATGGCTCCACCTTTGAGTCCAACCTTGTCGAGTGGAGCCTGTGTTGTAATGGTCCAAAGGTTGGTGGCGTTGGCGACAGCAGCCTGCTCCAAGTGGGTGAGGGTGGTATCGCCAATACCACGTGCAGGGTAGTTAACGATGCGCTTAAACGCCTCGTCGTCGTTATGGTTGATGATAAGGCGGAGGTAGGCTACCATATCCTTAATCTCCTTACGCTGGTAGAACGATAGTCCCCCGTAGATCTTGTAGGGAATGTTCTTCTTGCGGAGCGCATCCTCGAAGATACGCGACTGCGCGTTGGTTCTATAGAGGATGGCGAAATCCAGATACTCGCGGTGCTCCCTGTATATAATGTCGGATATCGATCCGGCCACCAAAAAACCTTCTTCCTGATCGGTGTAAGCCTTTAGCACCTTAATTCTTTCGCCTGGATCCTTCGCCGAGAACGACTTCTTCTTAATCTGCTTGCTGTTCTTGGCGATGATGCTGTTGGCCGCATTCACGATGGTTTGCGTCGAGCGGTAGTTCTGCTCCAGCTTAAAGAGCTGGTAGTTGGGGTAGTCGTTTCGGAAGTTGAGGATGTTTTCAATCTTCGCACCACGGAACGAGTAGATACTCTGCGCATCGTCTCCCACCACGCACAGGTTGCCGTGCTGCTCCGAGAGCTTCTTCACGATCAGGTACTGCGCCATGTTGGTATCCTGATACTCGTCCACTAGGATATACTTAAAGATATTCTGGTACTTGTTCAGCACGTCGGGATGGTCGCGGAAGAGCACGTTGGTATTCAGCAGCAGGTCGTCGAAGTCCATGGCCCCCGACAGGTAGCACTTCTGCATGTACTTCTTGTAGATGTCGGCAATGCGCGGACGGCGGTTGGCCGCATCTATCGTAACCAGGCTCGATGTGTTGGCGTAAACGGCAGGCGTTACCAGGTTGTTTTTTGCAAGCGATATGCGGCTGTGCACCTCGTTCACCTTGTACACCTGCTCGTCGAGGTTCATCTCCTTGATGATGGACTTGAGCACGCTGCGCGAGTCGGCCGTGTCGTAGATGGTAAAGGTCGATGGGTAGCCCAGCTTATCGGCCTCGGCCCTTAGGATGCGCGCAAAGATGGAGTGAAAGGTTCCCATCCAAAGGTACTTGGCCTTTTCGCCAACTACCGTTTTGATACGCTCCTTCATTTCGGCAGCCGCCTTGTTGGTAAAGGTGAGCGATAGTACGCTGTGCGGATTCACCCCATCGGCCAACATGTTGGCAATACGGTAGGTGAGCACCCTTGTTTTCCCCGAGCCAGCCCCCGCAATTACCAGCGTTGGACCGTTATAGTTTACGACAGCCTGAAGCTGTACCTCGCTTAATCCTTCTAAAAATTCCTTCGACACGTTACGTTCGTTTACATTAGTCCACAAAGGTATCCACCCCATAAGGTTATACCAAATCATTTAGTAAAATTATCCTTGTTGCATCTTACTGGTCGAAAAAATCTTCTCATTTCACAATCAAAGCAGGTGAATTGAGTAATTTGCGAACTTAAGTTT
It contains:
- a CDS encoding AAA domain-containing protein, producing the protein MKEYKKILSCWHKLEYFIPASLPKESGELNAKVPWTTPISAKDKQKTIEYTIYLGVFDSFHVTDFVKDFFDDKDRDENEKNSRICFAALKLDSNGFYKNDSLGISTLPWALSQLEKGNIDSNSWSNPFERIKEILFAEFEYVFNTVNINEEGELLNELQPIQYGTLKEIENRIESLCGWSIKPDKKIFFKCEEVYISAKENSNAEILNSFYTEDLENVISNIDNGILPKAFTDYLNGSLNKKGGRHDVIKDVSEVKKSLSPLNIPDGCWPSKYTLSLMQQFAVNSIFNNLANPNQTGLFSVNGPPGTGKTTLLRDLIAPIIVKRAKALSKYENPVDAFKKLRQVKVSDSFTAWVYIPDETIIDAGIVVTSSNNGAVENISKELPLKGEVAPYSQQVAYFRKVAERCISNENWGLISAVLGNKLNRTELVSKLWFNKDTIDLQETLKASKGIDGLSWDRVVKEFNQKLEEVTCEKQKLETYRCEYREFVRVSIAKDELEGRLAEKERELVDIRHKAEKQKEIVSTFDERKRDALSELSIIQQNRPNFFVYWFNRTLRNEYKQSLQVAFKQYTTVTEECKRALAELQKKEALLGEVKLQHQAVLSELALIIPRFNSLKELTSKAREELGQNYADDNFWDNIESKESQQACPWYSSKLKELQSELFILSLNLNEQFILHANSESNRIFTTLAAFFEYLKGEINLSQNVVKAMWDTFFLVIPVVSSTFASVQRMFRDLGKEDLPWLFIDEAGQAVPQAAIGAIWRSKRVVIVGDPFQIEPVVTIPKSLINNISSYFELDSTNVNSELSVQTMADRVNPWGTYLSSNSDNIWVGMPLRVHRRCLSPMFDIANSIAYGNTMYSATFKPNVINVKLENSFIHCEGIVEGRHFVKEQAEIIKKMLIDEINVCKGFPDVFVITPFSEISYKMSKFLFYPLLNTIKKYIPDIDNGLMKEMGVWLKSHVGTVHTFQGKQADGVIMCLGLDGNTKGAARWASSKPNLLNVALTRAKFRFTAVGDKHIWLNQQYFKELNKLNMNLV
- a CDS encoding DUF6261 family protein, whose amino-acid sequence is MIDPISFRKLSLEEKQNFTDEVYPMVKTSLGENPTFKPYIDPIGSVYTRLKQAAQAISHPELTSEINEGDDLRDGGIRSLKSTADHSVNRTDPAWSTAGQRVLNLFRDFGNNMADLSLAKETTAIDNFLGAIDSNPELKKDITTIQGDIWLQDVRDGQQKVKSGIAKRDASKKSDEAAAFDIARELGANIDKLFRYINMKIEFEPTPELKALSFELNKVIARYRKNVSLRATLREKAKKENTDKK
- a CDS encoding ATP-dependent helicase translates to MGWIPLWTNVNERNVSKEFLEGLSEVQLQAVVNYNGPTLVIAGAGSGKTRVLTYRIANMLADGVNPHSVLSLTFTNKAAAEMKERIKTVVGEKAKYLWMGTFHSIFARILRAEADKLGYPSTFTIYDTADSRSVLKSIIKEMNLDEQVYKVNEVHSRISLAKNNLVTPAVYANTSSLVTIDAANRRPRIADIYKKYMQKCYLSGAMDFDDLLLNTNVLFRDHPDVLNKYQNIFKYILVDEYQDTNMAQYLIVKKLSEQHGNLCVVGDDAQSIYSFRGAKIENILNFRNDYPNYQLFKLEQNYRSTQTIVNAANSIIAKNSKQIKKKSFSAKDPGERIKVLKAYTDQEEGFLVAGSISDIIYREHREYLDFAILYRTNAQSRIFEDALRKKNIPYKIYGGLSFYQRKEIKDMVAYLRLIINHNDDEAFKRIVNYPARGIGDTTLTHLEQAAVANATNLWTITTQAPLDKVGLKGGAIKKMGEFAQLIQSFQSAIYTESAYDFALMVATQAGIIKDLKEDKTNEGVSRFENLEQLFNGIKEFEENAKESGEPLPITIDRFLENVALLTDADSEKPEDKNKVSLMTVHSAKGLEFKHIFLVGLEENLFPGQMSSQSQDDLEEERRLFYVAVTRAEITATISYAQSRYKWGNITSCVPSRFIKEIDSSYIDWNEDSMFGGSSSSASSGGNSYSTQHFKPKANTISAQRTVAPTPQHHPVSAITEPADMSELEVGMEVEHERFGFGKIEALEGSAPEIKATVAFTVAGTKTLLLKFAKLRIVKR